From Nicotiana tabacum cultivar K326 chromosome 20, ASM71507v2, whole genome shotgun sequence, one genomic window encodes:
- the LOC107793683 gene encoding transcription factor MYB124-like, whose protein sequence is MQQNMKKSSNSGEAAKPKERHIVSWSQEEDDILREQIRIHGTDNWTIIASKFKDKTTRQCRRRWFTYLNSDFKKGGWSPEEDMLLCEAQKIFGNRWTEIAKVVSGRTDNAVKNRFTTLCKKRAKHEALAKENSNSFVNLNNKRVIFPDGLNIDNITEAAAPFKKLRTSHISDVRQNCDSGEKSFGDCGTTHPLLRHPFAVLAQNFRNAGKSLASHQQTTENDNKTQGTFLKKDDPKVQALMQQAELLSSLAMKVNTENTDQSLENAWKILQDFLRQTKEGDMLKFQIPEMNLGPDDYKDLIADSKSSNEGSRPSWRQPALSEDSAGSSEYSTGSTLLSHALADKTEESQAEVCAHHQDIESELRTSQMSDQDTLPVRGEEKVNDGPATAECEFLDTDFTSPLQVTPLFRSLAAEIPTPKFSESERQFLLKTLGVESTSPYPGTNHTQPPSCKRALLHSL, encoded by the exons ATGCAACAGAATATGAAGAAAAGTTCAAATAGTGGTGAAGCTGCTAAACCTAAAGAAAGACATATTGTTTCTTGGTCTCAAGAG GAGGATGATATACTAAGAGAGCAAATTCGAATCCATGGAACTGACAA TTGGACGATCATAGCATCGAAGTTTAAGGATAAAACAACAAGGCAATGCAGAAGAAG ATGGTTCACTTATTTAAACTCTGATTTCAAGAAAGGGGGATGGTCACCTGAAGAAGATATGCTTTTATGTGAG GCTCAAAAGATTTTTGGTAACAGATGGACTGAAATTGCCAAGGTGGTTTCAGGAAG AACGGATAATGCTGTGAAGAATCGATTCACTACACTGTGCAAAAAGAGAGCTAAACATGAAGCTTTGGCTAAGGAAAACAGCAATTCATTCGTTAACCTAAATAACAAGAGGGTTATATTTCCAGATGGTCTCAATATTGACAACATAACAGAAGCTGCTGCTCCTTTTAAAAAGCTGAG GACAAGCCACATCTCAGATGTCCGTCAAAATTGTGACAGCGGAGAAAAATCTTTTGGTGATTGTGGAACTACACATCCACTACTAAGACATCCATTTGCAGTACTTGCTCAAAACTTTCGTAACGCTGGGAAAAGCTTGGCATCTCATCAGCAGACGACTGAAAATG aCAACAAAACTCAAGGAACATTCCTTAAGAAAGATGATCCAAAGGTACAAGCTTTGATGCAACAAGCGGAGCTGCTAAGCTCACTGGCTATGAAAGTTAATACAGAGAATACAGATCAAAGCCTTGAAAATGCTTGGAAG ATACTCCAAGATTTTCTTCGTCAAACAAAGGAAGGTGATATGCTCAAGTTCCAGATCCCTGAGATGAATCTTGGACCTGATGATTATAAGGATCTGATAGCAGATTCAAAGAGCAGTAATGAAGGCAGTCGGCCATCTTGGAG GCAACCTGCTTTATCTGAAGATTCAGCTGGCAGCTCTGAGTATAGTACTGGATCAACTCTGCTATCCCATGCGCTGGCTGATAAAACAGAAGAAAGCCAAGCCGAGGTGTGCGCGCACCATCAGGATATTGAATCTGAATTACGAACTTCTCAGATGAGTGATCAAG ATACTTTGCCAGTTCGTGGTGAAGAAAAAGTGAATGATGGACCAGCTACAGCTGAATGTGAATTTCTGGATACAGATTTCACTTCTCCTCTTCAAGTAACTCCACTGTTCAGATCTTTAGCTGCAGAAATTCCCACCCCAAAGTTTTCGGAAAGT GAGAGGCAGTTCCTATTGAAAACACTTGGAGTGGAGTCCACATCCCCGTATCCAGGCACAAATCATACACAACCTCCATCGTGCAAAAGAGCCCTCCTTCACAGTCTATAA
- the LOC107793682 gene encoding UDP-galactose/UDP-glucose transporter 3, with the protein MESHGAGLRRVLVLAFCVAGIWSAYIYQGVLQETVSTKRFGPNNERFEHLAFLNLAQNVVCLVWSFIMLKIWSNGKSGGAPWWSYWSAGITNTIGPAMGIEALKYISYPAQVLAKSSKMIPVMLMGTLVYGIRYTIPEYVCTLLVAGGVSMFALSKTSSKTISKLAHPNAPLGYGLCFLNLAFDGFTNATQDSISARYPKTSAWDIMFGMNLWGTIYNMIFMFGWPTASGYEAVQFSKQHPEAAWDILLYCLCGAVGQNFIFLTISRFGSLTNSTITTTRKFVSIVVSSVLSGNPLSEKQWTSVVMVFSGLSYQIYLKWRKLQRMSKKRKPM; encoded by the exons ATGGAATCCCACGGCGCCGGTCTCCGCCGTGTCCTTGTCCTGGCCTTCTGTGTCGCCGGTATTTGGTCCGCTTATATTTACCAAGGCGTTCTTCAAGAGACTGT GTCAACGAAACGGTTTGGTCCTAACAACGAGAGGTTTGAACACTTGGCATTCCTAAACCTTGCGCAGAATGTAGTTTGCTTGGTATGGTCATTTATAA TGCTTAAGATTTGGTCTAATGGGAAGAGTGGTGGTGCTCCTTGGTGGAGTTATTGGAGTGCTGGTATTACAAATACTATCGGTCCCGCAATGGGGATTGAAGCGCTAAAGTACATTAGCTATCCTGCACAA GTCCTGGCAAAATCATCGAAAATGATTCCTG TAATGCTGATGGGAACACTAGTTTATGGCATAAGATACACAATTCCGGAATATGTGTGCACTCTACTTGTTGCTGGCGGTGTATCGATGTTTGCTCTCTCAAAG ACTAGCTCTAAAACCATTAGTAAATTGGCGCACCCAAATGCTCCACTTGGGTATGGGCTGTGCTTCCTGAACCTTGCCTTTGATGGTTTCACCAATGCTACTCAGGATTCAATTTCAGCAAG GTATCCTAAGACATCTGCTTGGGATATTATGTTTGGAATGAATTTATGGGGTACCATTTACAATATGATATTCATGTTTGGCTGGCCAACTGCCAGCGGTTATGAGGCAGTTCAGTTCTCTAAGCAGCATCCAGAGGCAGCATGGGACATTCTACTTTACTGCCTGTGCGGTGCTGTGGGACAGAACTTCATTTTCCTAACCATTAGTCGATTTGGTTCTCTGACCAACTCAACCATCACTACAACACGCAAGTTTGTGAGCATAGTTGTATCTTCTGTTTTAAGTGGCAATCCACTGTCAGAAAAGCAATGGACAAGTGTTGTCATGGTGTTCTCAGGATTATCTTACCAGATTTACCTGAAGTGGAGGAAGTTGCAGAGGATGTCGAAGAAGAGGAAGCCCATGTAA